A single genomic interval of Granulicella tundricola MP5ACTX9 harbors:
- a CDS encoding dienelactone hydrolase family protein, whose amino-acid sequence MVIINGEFVELETPSGPMRTHIVRPAAPGRYPAILFYSEIFQITAPIRRTAAMLAGHGYIVAMPEVYHEYEPAGSILAYDQAGSDRGNFLKTHKPVAAYDADTRAMIDHLVARPDCTGKIGAMGICMGGHLAFRAAFNPEIAGTVCFYATDIHTGTLGEGKHDDSFARAAEIKGELFMAWGRQDPHVSTEGRMKLLARLNELNTLLNWHEVNGAHAFLRDEGVRYDPEHAHAMMSLTYDFFHRKLGQGDLPV is encoded by the coding sequence ATGGTCATCATCAACGGCGAATTCGTCGAACTCGAAACTCCCAGCGGCCCCATGCGCACGCACATCGTGCGCCCAGCCGCGCCGGGCCGCTACCCCGCCATCCTCTTCTACTCGGAGATCTTCCAGATCACTGCGCCCATCCGCCGCACCGCCGCGATGCTCGCGGGCCATGGCTACATCGTCGCCATGCCGGAGGTTTATCACGAGTACGAGCCCGCCGGCAGCATCCTGGCCTACGACCAGGCCGGCTCAGACCGTGGCAACTTCCTCAAGACCCACAAGCCCGTCGCGGCGTATGACGCCGACACCCGCGCCATGATCGACCATCTCGTCGCTCGCCCCGACTGCACCGGTAAGATCGGCGCGATGGGCATCTGCATGGGAGGCCATCTCGCCTTCCGCGCCGCGTTCAATCCGGAGATCGCCGGCACCGTCTGCTTCTACGCCACGGACATTCATACCGGCACGCTCGGTGAAGGCAAGCACGACGACTCCTTCGCCCGCGCCGCAGAGATCAAGGGCGAGCTCTTCATGGCCTGGGGCCGCCAGGACCCGCACGTCTCCACCGAAGGCCGCATGAAGCTGCTCGCACGCCTCAACGAGCTCAACACCCTGCTCAACTGGCATGAGGTCAACGGAGCCCATGCCTTCCTGCGCGACGAAGGCGTCCGCTACGACCCCGAACACGCCCACGCCATGATGTCGTTGACCTATGACTTCTTCCACCGCAAGCTAGGCCAGGGAGACCTGCCCGTCTAG
- a CDS encoding FAD-binding oxidoreductase, with the protein MAEITVTNWFGNIVSHPLVVVDANSVDDIVRVLKDPVQYPSPVRVVGSNHSTSPCGVADGGTLIRMKMNKVLNVGDDTLTVEAGAIHLDLAKMLEAKNLMFYVNTEIGSLSSGSAACAGTKDASMPGEYGQVGSYVTGMKMVLPSGDLLEVTEADQPDLMKKMRCSYGTCGIVYEVTYKIRALLPMAVHHETFELEDFIARLPELKARGESMFYYIFPFDNKITIEFRKYNPGATGDPDHCAWGLRNHFWGSAGPKFGHDVSQNISIPKIRYGILDGFNATWRFQLENLVCGDYTIPGDQIIHYPPVSDDSRYTFSLFAFPEADYAVCISDFFKFVKDYYNEKGYRSNLLYVGYWIMQDQQSLLSYSYNGPVMTIDPVSTANDGWVDFLAAYNQFCSDRNGVPLLNQTYGLTPAIVQKAYGDRLTTMQQTRRSYDPTDRLLNAYFKDLLG; encoded by the coding sequence ATGGCAGAGATAACGGTGACGAACTGGTTCGGAAATATTGTGTCGCATCCGCTGGTGGTAGTGGATGCCAACTCGGTTGATGACATTGTGCGCGTACTGAAGGACCCGGTTCAGTACCCATCGCCGGTACGAGTGGTGGGCTCCAATCACTCCACGTCACCGTGCGGTGTGGCTGATGGCGGCACGCTGATCCGCATGAAGATGAACAAGGTTTTGAATGTCGGCGACGACACGCTGACGGTTGAGGCGGGTGCGATTCACCTTGACCTGGCGAAGATGCTCGAAGCGAAGAACCTGATGTTTTATGTGAATACGGAGATTGGGAGTCTCTCTTCCGGCAGCGCTGCGTGTGCGGGGACCAAAGACGCTTCCATGCCTGGAGAGTACGGCCAGGTGGGTTCTTATGTGACCGGGATGAAGATGGTGCTGCCCAGCGGTGATCTGCTTGAAGTGACCGAGGCAGATCAGCCCGATCTCATGAAGAAGATGCGTTGCTCTTACGGCACATGTGGAATCGTCTATGAGGTCACTTATAAGATTCGCGCGCTTCTGCCTATGGCCGTCCATCACGAGACCTTTGAGTTGGAGGATTTCATCGCCAGGCTGCCTGAGTTGAAGGCGCGCGGCGAATCGATGTTCTATTACATCTTTCCTTTCGACAACAAGATCACGATCGAGTTTCGTAAGTACAACCCAGGCGCAACGGGTGACCCAGACCATTGTGCGTGGGGGCTGCGGAACCACTTCTGGGGCTCCGCCGGACCGAAGTTTGGCCATGACGTGTCGCAGAATATCTCCATACCCAAGATTAGGTACGGCATCCTCGATGGCTTCAACGCGACCTGGCGTTTTCAGCTTGAGAACCTGGTGTGCGGGGATTACACGATACCGGGCGACCAGATCATTCACTATCCGCCAGTCTCCGATGACAGCCGGTATACCTTCAGCCTCTTCGCGTTTCCGGAGGCGGACTATGCTGTCTGTATCTCGGACTTCTTCAAGTTCGTGAAGGATTACTACAACGAGAAGGGCTATCGTTCAAACCTGCTGTATGTGGGTTACTGGATCATGCAGGATCAGCAATCGCTGCTGTCGTACTCGTACAACGGGCCCGTGATGACGATCGATCCGGTGTCCACCGCGAACGATGGCTGGGTTGATTTTCTGGCGGCCTACAACCAGTTCTGCAGCGATCGGAATGGTGTTCCGTTGTTGAACCAGACCTATGGCCTGACACCGGCAATCGTTCAAAAGGCCTATGGCGACAGGCTTACGACGATGCAGCAGACACGACGCAGCTACGATCCAACGGACCGTCTCCTCAACGCTTACTTCAAGGATCTACTGGGTTGA